In Escherichia ruysiae, a genomic segment contains:
- the pitA gene encoding inorganic phosphate transporter PitA has product MLHLFAGLDLHTGLLLLLALAFVLFYEAINGFHDTANAVATVIYTRAMRSQLAVVMAAVFNFLGVLLGGLSVAYAIVHMLPTDLLLNMGSSHGLAMVFSMLLAAIIWNLGTWYFGLPASSSHTLIGAIIGIGLTNALMTGTSVVDALNIPKVLSIFASLIVSPIVGLVFAGGLIFLLRRYWSGTKKRARIHLTPAEREKKDGKKKPPFWTRIALILSAVGVAFSHGANDGQKGIGLVMLVLIGVAPAGFVVNMNASGYEITRTRDAINNVEAYFEQHPALLKQATGADQLVPTPEAGATQPAEFHCHPSNTINALNRLKGMLTADVESYDKLSLDQRSQMRRIMLCVSDTIDKVVKMPGVTADDQRLLKKLKSDMLSTIEYAPVWIIMAVALALGIGTMIGWRRVATTIGEKIGKKGMTYAQGMSAQMTAAVSIGLASYTGMPVSTTHVLSSSVAGTMVVDGGGLQRKTVTSILMAWVFTLPAAILLSGGLYWISLQFL; this is encoded by the coding sequence ATGCTACATTTGTTTGCTGGCCTGGATTTGCATACCGGGCTGTTATTATTGCTTGCACTGGCTTTTGTGCTGTTCTACGAAGCCATTAATGGTTTCCATGACACAGCCAACGCTGTGGCAACTGTCATCTATACCCGCGCGATGCGTTCTCAGCTCGCAGTGGTTATGGCGGCAGTGTTCAACTTTTTGGGTGTTTTGCTGGGTGGTCTGAGTGTTGCCTATGCCATTGTGCATATGCTGCCGACAGACTTGCTGCTTAATATGGGATCGTCTCATGGCCTTGCCATGGTGTTCTCTATGTTACTGGCGGCGATTATCTGGAACCTGGGTACCTGGTACTTTGGTTTACCTGCATCCAGCTCTCATACGCTGATTGGCGCAATCATCGGTATTGGTTTAACCAATGCGTTGATGACCGGTACGTCAGTGGTGGATGCACTCAATATCCCGAAAGTATTAAGTATTTTCGCATCTCTGATCGTTTCCCCTATTGTCGGCCTGGTGTTTGCTGGCGGTCTGATTTTCTTGCTGCGTCGCTACTGGAGCGGCACCAAGAAACGCGCCCGTATCCACCTGACCCCAGCGGAGCGTGAAAAGAAAGACGGTAAGAAAAAACCGCCGTTCTGGACGCGTATCGCGCTGATCCTTTCCGCTGTCGGCGTGGCGTTTTCCCACGGCGCGAACGATGGTCAGAAAGGCATTGGTCTGGTTATGCTGGTGCTGATTGGCGTCGCACCAGCGGGCTTCGTGGTTAATATGAATGCCTCAGGCTACGAAATCACTCGTACCCGTGATGCAATCAACAACGTGGAAGCTTACTTTGAGCAACACCCTGCACTGCTGAAACAGGCGACCGGTGCTGATCAGTTAGTACCGACTCCGGAAGCAGGCGCAACACAACCTGCGGAGTTCCATTGCCATCCGTCGAATACCATTAACGCGCTCAATCGCCTGAAAGGCATGTTGACTGCTGACGTGGAAAGCTACGACAAGCTGTCGCTTGACCAACGTAGCCAGATGCGCCGCATTATGCTGTGCGTATCTGACACCATCGACAAAGTGGTGAAAATGCCTGGCGTCACAGCAGATGATCAGCGTCTGTTGAAGAAACTGAAGTCCGATATGCTGAGTACCATCGAGTACGCTCCGGTGTGGATCATCATGGCGGTCGCGCTGGCATTAGGTATCGGTACGATGATTGGCTGGCGTCGTGTGGCAACGACTATCGGTGAGAAAATCGGTAAGAAAGGCATGACCTACGCTCAGGGGATGTCTGCCCAGATGACGGCTGCGGTGTCTATCGGCCTGGCGAGTTATACCGGGATGCCGGTTTCCACCACTCACGTACTCTCCTCTTCCGTAGCGGGGACGATGGTTGTTGATGGCGGCGGCTTACAGCGTAAAACAGTAACCAGCATTCTGATGGCGTGGGTGTTTACCCTCCCGGCTGCGATACTGCTCTCCGGCGGGCTGTACTGGATCTCCTTGCAGTTCCTGTAA
- the uspB gene encoding universal stress protein UspB has translation MISTVALFWALCVVCIVNMARYFSSLRALLVVLRNCDPLLYQYVDGGGFFTSHGQPNKQVRLVWYIYAQRYRDHHDDEFIRRCERVRRQFILTSALCGLVVVSLIALMIWH, from the coding sequence ATGATAAGCACCGTCGCATTATTTTGGGCTTTATGTGTCGTTTGCATTGTTAACATGGCGCGCTATTTCTCATCACTACGCGCGTTGTTAGTGGTACTGCGTAATTGCGATCCATTGCTCTATCAATATGTAGATGGAGGGGGCTTTTTTACCTCACATGGCCAACCTAACAAACAGGTGCGTCTCGTCTGGTATATCTATGCTCAGAGGTATCGCGATCATCACGATGATGAGTTTATTCGTCGCTGCGAGCGTGTGCGTCGGCAGTTTATTCTGACCAGCGCATTGTGTGGTCTGGTCGTGGTAAGCCTGATTGCATTGATGATCTGGCATTAA
- the arsB gene encoding arsenite/antimonite:H(+) antiporter ArsB has protein sequence MLLAGAIFVLTIVLVIWQPKGLGIGWSATLGAVLALMTGVVHPGDIPVVWNIVWNATAAFIAVIIISLLLDESGFFEWAALHVSRWGNGRGRLLFTWIVLLGAAVAALFANDGAALILTPIVIAMLLALGFSKGTTLAFVMAAGFIADTASLPLIVSNLVNIVSADFFGLGFREYASVMVPVDIAAILATLVMLHLYFRKDIPQNYDMALLKAPAEAIKDPATFKTGWVVLLFLLVGFFVLEPLGIPVSAIAAVGALILFAVAKRGHAINTGKVLRGAPWQIVIFSLGMYLVVYGLRNAGLTEYLSGVLNVLADNGLWAATLGTGFLTAFLSSIMNNMPTVLVGALSIDGSTASGVIKEAMVYANVIGCDLGPKITPIGSLATLLWLHVLSQKNMTITWGYYFRTGVLMTLPVLFVTLVALVLRLSFTL, from the coding sequence ATGTTACTGGCAGGCGCTATCTTTGTCCTGACCATTGTATTGGTTATCTGGCAGCCGAAAGGTTTAGGCATCGGCTGGAGTGCGACGCTGGGCGCGGTGCTGGCGTTAATGACGGGCGTGGTTCATCCGGGCGATATTCCGGTGGTGTGGAATATCGTCTGGAATGCAACTGCCGCATTTATTGCCGTTATTATCATCAGTCTGCTGCTGGATGAATCCGGCTTTTTCGAATGGGCGGCGCTGCACGTTTCACGCTGGGGCAATGGACGCGGTCGCCTGTTGTTTACCTGGATTGTCCTGCTCGGCGCTGCCGTTGCTGCCCTGTTTGCCAATGATGGCGCGGCGCTTATTTTAACGCCGATTGTCATCGCCATGCTGCTGGCGTTAGGGTTCAGCAAAGGCACTACGCTGGCGTTCGTGATGGCAGCCGGATTCATTGCCGATACCGCCAGCCTGCCGCTTATCGTCTCCAACCTGGTGAATATCGTTTCGGCAGATTTCTTTGGCCTCGGCTTTCGCGAATACGCATCGGTGATGGTGCCGGTGGATATCGCCGCGATACTGGCCACGCTGGTGATGCTACATCTCTACTTTCGCAAAGACATTCCGCAGAACTACGATATGGCGCTGCTGAAAGCACCGGCAGAAGCAATTAAAGATCCCGCCACCTTCAAAACTGGCTGGGTTGTTTTACTGTTTCTGCTGGTGGGATTTTTCGTCCTGGAACCGCTCGGCATTCCGGTAAGCGCCATTGCGGCAGTGGGCGCGCTGATATTATTTGCCGTCGCTAAGCGCGGTCATGCGATTAATACGGGTAAAGTCCTGCGCGGTGCACCCTGGCAGATTGTCATCTTCTCGCTCGGTATGTATCTGGTGGTTTATGGCCTGCGCAATGCCGGGTTAACGGAATATCTTTCTGGCGTACTCAACGTGCTGGCGGATAACGGCCTGTGGGCCGCGACGCTGGGCACCGGATTCCTCACCGCCTTCCTCTCTTCTATTATGAACAATATGCCGACGGTACTGGTTGGCGCGTTGTCCATTGATGGCAGCACGGCATCTGGCGTTATCAAAGAAGCGATGGTTTATGCCAACGTGATTGGCTGCGATTTGGGGCCGAAAATCACCCCAATTGGTAGCCTGGCGACGCTGCTCTGGCTGCACGTACTTTCGCAGAAGAATATGACGATTACCTGGGGATATTACTTCCGCACAGGGGTTCTCATGACCCTGCCGGTACTGTTTGTAACGCTGGTGGCGCTGGTGCTACGCCTCTCTTTCACTTTGTAA
- the rsmJ gene encoding 16S rRNA (guanine(1516)-N(2))-methyltransferase RsmJ, which translates to MKICLIDESGAGDGALSVLATRWGLEHDEDNLMALVLTPEHLELRKRDEPKLGGIFVDFVGGAMAHRRKFGGGRGEAVAKAVGIKGDYLPDVVDATAGLGRDAFVLASVGCRVRMLERNPVVAALLDDGLARGYADAEIGGWLQERLQLIHASSLTALTDITPRPQVVYLDPMFPHKQKSALVKKEMRVFQSLVGPDLDADGLLEPARQLATKRVVVKRPDYAPPLANIATPNAVVTKGHRFDIYAGTPV; encoded by the coding sequence GTGAAAATCTGCTTAATTGATGAATCGGGCGCCGGAGACGGCGCCTTATCTGTTCTGGCGACCCGCTGGGGGCTGGAGCACGATGAAGACAATCTGATGGCCTTGGTGTTAACGCCAGAGCATCTGGAACTGCGTAAGCGTGATGAGCCGAAACTCGGCGGCATTTTCGTTGATTTTGTCGGCGGGGCAATGGCGCACCGACGCAAATTCGGCGGTGGTCGCGGCGAAGCGGTAGCAAAAGCGGTGGGCATTAAGGGCGATTATCTGCCGGATGTCGTCGATGCGACCGCAGGATTAGGTCGTGATGCCTTCGTGCTGGCTTCTGTCGGTTGTCGTGTACGGATGCTGGAGCGTAATCCGGTAGTTGCCGCGCTGCTCGACGATGGCCTAGCGCGTGGCTATGCCGATGCGGAAATTGGTGGCTGGTTGCAGGAACGGTTGCAGTTGATTCACGCTTCCAGTTTGACGGCGCTAACCGATATTACCCCACGCCCGCAAGTGGTCTATCTTGACCCGATGTTCCCACATAAGCAGAAAAGCGCGCTGGTGAAGAAAGAGATGCGAGTGTTTCAGTCGCTGGTGGGGCCGGATCTCGATGCCGATGGGTTGCTGGAGCCTGCGCGGCAACTGGCGACCAAACGTGTGGTGGTAAAGCGCCCGGACTACGCGCCGCCGCTGGCAAACATTGCCACACCGAACGCGGTTGTCACCAAAGGGCATCGCTTTGATATTTATGCCGGAACGCCGGTGTAA
- the arsR gene encoding As(III)-sensing metalloregulatory transcriptional repressor ArsR: MSFLLPIQLFKILADETRLGIVLLLSELGELCVCDLCTALDQSQPKISRHLALLRESGLLLDRKQGKWVHYRLSPHIPAWAAKIIDEAWRCEQENVQAVIRNLARQNCSADNKNICS; this comes from the coding sequence ATGTCATTTCTGTTACCCATCCAATTGTTCAAAATTCTTGCTGATGAAACCCGTCTGGGCATCGTTTTACTGCTTAGCGAACTGGGAGAGTTATGCGTCTGCGATCTCTGCACTGCCCTCGATCAGTCGCAGCCCAAGATATCCCGCCATCTGGCATTGCTGAGGGAAAGCGGTTTATTGCTGGATCGCAAGCAAGGTAAGTGGGTTCATTACCGCCTATCGCCGCATATTCCAGCATGGGCGGCGAAAATTATTGATGAGGCCTGGAGATGTGAACAGGAAAATGTTCAGGCTGTTATCCGTAACCTGGCCCGACAAAATTGTTCCGCAGACAATAAGAATATTTGCAGTTAA
- the dtpB gene encoding dipeptide/tripeptide permease DtpB: MNTTTPTGMLQQPRPFFMIFFVELWERFGYYGVQGVLAVFFVKQLGFSQEQAFVTFGAFAALVYGLISIGGYVGDHLLGTKRTIVLGAIVLAIGYFTTGMSLLKPDLIFIALGTIAVGNGLFKANPASLLSKCYPPKDPRLDGAFTLFYMSINIGSLVALSLAPVIADRFGYSVTYNLCGAGLIVALLVYIACRGMVQDIGSDPDFRPLNFGKLLYVLIGSVVMIFVCAWLMHNVEVANLVLIALSIVVTIIFFRQAFKLDKTGRNKMFVAFVLMLEAVVFYILYAQMPTSLNFFAINNVHHEILGFSINPVSFQALNPFWVVLASPILAGIYTHLGNKGKDLSMPMKFTLGMFMCSLGFLTAAAAGMWFADAQGLTSPWFIVLVYLFQSLGELFISALGLAMVAALVPQHLMGFILGMWFLTQAAAFLLGGYVATFTAVPDNITDPLETLPVYTNVFGKIGLVTLGVAVVMLMMVPWLKRMIETPESH, encoded by the coding sequence ATGAATACAACAACACCCACCGGGATGCTGCAACAACCTCGCCCATTTTTCATGATCTTTTTTGTCGAATTATGGGAGCGATTCGGCTACTACGGCGTGCAAGGCGTGCTGGCGGTTTTCTTCGTTAAACAACTCGGATTCTCACAAGAGCAGGCCTTTGTCACCTTTGGCGCTTTTGCTGCGCTGGTCTATGGACTTATCTCCATTGGTGGCTATGTCGGCGACCACCTGCTTGGGACTAAACGCACCATTGTTCTTGGGGCTATTGTGCTGGCGATTGGTTACTTCACGACCGGAATGTCGCTACTTAAGCCTGATCTGATTTTCATCGCCCTGGGCACTATTGCCGTCGGCAACGGCTTGTTTAAAGCCAACCCGGCAAGCCTGCTTTCTAAATGCTATCCACCGAAAGACCCGCGTCTGGATGGTGCTTTCACTCTGTTTTACATGTCGATCAATATTGGTTCATTGGTGGCGCTGTCGCTGGCACCAGTGATTGCCGATAGATTTGGTTATTCCGTTACCTATAACCTGTGCGGGGCAGGTCTGATTGTCGCGCTACTGGTCTACATCGCCTGTCGCGGGATGGTGCAAGATATTGGTTCAGATCCTGACTTCCGACCACTGAACTTCGGCAAACTGTTGTACGTGTTGATTGGCAGCGTAGTGATGATCTTCGTCTGTGCATGGCTGATGCACAACGTAGAAGTCGCCAATCTGGTGCTGATCGCCCTCTCCATCGTCGTCACCATTATCTTCTTCCGTCAGGCATTCAAGCTGGATAAAACCGGGCGCAATAAAATGTTTGTCGCCTTTGTCCTGATGCTCGAAGCGGTGGTGTTTTACATCCTCTATGCCCAGATGCCAACGTCGCTGAACTTCTTTGCCATCAACAACGTACATCATGAAATTCTCGGTTTTTCCATCAACCCGGTCAGCTTCCAGGCGCTTAACCCATTCTGGGTGGTACTCGCCAGCCCAATACTGGCGGGCATTTACACGCATCTGGGTAACAAAGGCAAAGACCTCTCGATGCCGATGAAATTTACTCTCGGCATGTTTATGTGCTCGCTGGGATTTCTGACTGCCGCCGCTGCGGGAATGTGGTTTGCTGATGCGCAGGGGCTGACATCGCCGTGGTTTATCGTGCTGGTTTACTTGTTCCAGAGCCTGGGTGAACTGTTTATTAGCGCCCTGGGTCTGGCGATGGTTGCTGCTCTGGTGCCACAGCATTTGATGGGCTTTATTCTGGGAATGTGGTTTCTGACGCAGGCTGCCGCGTTCTTGCTCGGCGGCTATGTGGCGACATTTACCGCAGTGCCAGACAATATTACCGATCCGCTTGAGACGTTACCTGTCTACACCAACGTGTTTGGTAAGATTGGTCTGGTCACGCTGGGCGTTGCAGTAGTGATGCTGATGATGGTGCCCTGGCTGAAACGAATGATTGAGACGCCGGAAAGCCATTGA
- the prlC gene encoding oligopeptidase A: MTNPLLTPFELPPFSKILPEHVVPAVTKALNDCRENVERVVAQGAPYTWENFCQPLAEVDDVLGRIFSPVSHLNSVKNSPELREAYEQTLPLLSEYSTWVGQHEGLYKAYRDLRDGDHYATLNTAQKKAVDNALRDFELSGIGLPKEKQQRYGEIATRLSELGNQYSNNVLDATMGWTKLVTDEAELAGMPESALAAAKAQAEAKELEGYLLTLDIPSYLPVMTYCDNQSLREEMYRAYSTRASDQGPNAGKWDNSKVMEEILTLRHELAQLLGFENYAFKSLATKMAENPQQVLDFLTDLAKRARPQGEKELAQLRAFAKAEFGVDELQPWDIAYYSEKQKQHLYSISDEQLRPYFPENKAVNGLFEVVKRIYGITAKERKDVDVWHPDVRFFELYDENNELRGSFYLDLYARENKRGGAWMDDCVGQMRKADGSLQKPVAYLTCNFNRPVNGKPALFTHDEVITLFHEFGHGLHHMLTRIETAGVSGISGVPWDAVELPSQFMENWCWEPEALAFISGHYETGEPLPKELLDKMLAAKNYQAALFILRQLEFGLFDFRLHAEFRPDQGAKILETLAEIKKLVAVVPSPSWGRFPHAFSHIFAGGYAAGYYSYLWADVLAADAFSRFEEEGIFNRDTGQSFLDNILSRGGSEEPMELFKRFRGREPQLDAMLEHYGIKG; encoded by the coding sequence ATGACGAATCCGTTACTGACTCCCTTTGAATTGCCTCCGTTTTCTAAAATTCTCCCGGAACATGTCGTTCCTGCCGTGACTAAGGCGCTGAACGACTGTCGCGAAAATGTGGAGCGCGTGGTAGCGCAGGGGGCACCGTACACCTGGGAAAATTTCTGCCAACCGCTGGCAGAAGTGGACGATGTGCTGGGACGTATTTTCTCCCCGGTCAGCCACCTGAACTCGGTGAAAAATAGCCCGGAGCTGCGCGAAGCCTACGAACAAACGCTGCCGCTGCTGTCAGAATACAGCACCTGGGTAGGGCAACATGAAGGGCTGTATAAAGCGTATCGCGATCTGCGCGATGGCGATCATTACGCCACGCTGAACACGGCACAGAAGAAAGCGGTTGATAACGCACTGCGTGATTTTGAACTGTCGGGCATCGGTCTGCCGAAAGAGAAACAGCAACGCTACGGCGAGATTGCCACCCGTCTCTCCGAGCTGGGCAACCAGTACAGCAACAACGTCCTCGATGCGACGATGGGCTGGACTAAACTCGTTACCGACGAAGCTGAGCTGGCGGGTATGCCAGAAAGCGCGCTGGCTGCAGCAAAAGCCCAGGCCGAAGCGAAAGAACTGGAAGGCTATCTGCTGACGCTGGATATCCCAAGCTACCTGCCGGTAATGACTTACTGCGACAACCAGTCTCTGCGCGAAGAGATGTATCGCGCTTACAGCACACGCGCCTCCGATCAAGGCCCGAACGCCGGTAAGTGGGACAACAGCAAGGTGATGGAAGAGATCCTCACCCTGCGTCACGAACTGGCGCAATTGCTGGGTTTTGAAAACTACGCCTTCAAATCGCTTGCCACTAAAATGGCAGAAAATCCGCAGCAGGTGCTTGATTTCTTAACCGATCTGGCAAAACGTGCGCGTCCGCAGGGCGAAAAAGAGCTGGCGCAACTGCGTGCCTTCGCCAAAGCCGAATTTGGTGTGGATGAGTTGCAGCCGTGGGATATCGCTTACTACAGCGAAAAACAGAAACAGCACCTCTACAGCATCAGCGACGAACAACTGCGTCCGTACTTCCCGGAAAACAAAGCGGTTAACGGCCTGTTTGAAGTGGTGAAACGTATTTACGGCATCACCGCCAAAGAGCGTAAAGATGTTGATGTCTGGCATCCTGATGTGCGTTTCTTCGAACTGTATGATGAGAACAACGAACTGCGCGGCAGCTTCTACCTCGACCTGTATGCCCGTGAGAACAAGCGCGGCGGGGCGTGGATGGATGACTGCGTAGGCCAGATGCGCAAAGCCGACGGTTCGCTGCAAAAACCGGTCGCTTATCTGACCTGTAACTTCAACCGCCCGGTGAACGGTAAACCGGCGCTGTTTACCCATGACGAAGTGATCACCCTGTTCCACGAGTTCGGTCACGGCCTGCATCATATGCTGACCCGCATCGAAACCGCCGGTGTTTCCGGTATCAGCGGTGTGCCGTGGGATGCGGTCGAACTGCCGAGTCAGTTTATGGAAAACTGGTGCTGGGAGCCGGAGGCGCTGGCGTTTATCTCCGGTCACTATGAAACCGGCGAACCGCTGCCGAAAGAGTTGCTGGATAAAATGCTGGCGGCGAAGAACTACCAGGCGGCGCTGTTTATTCTGCGTCAGCTGGAGTTCGGTCTGTTCGATTTCCGCCTCCATGCGGAATTCCGTCCGGATCAGGGGGCAAAAATCCTCGAAACCCTGGCAGAAATCAAAAAACTGGTTGCCGTGGTGCCGTCTCCGTCATGGGGCCGTTTCCCACATGCATTTAGCCATATCTTTGCTGGTGGTTATGCAGCAGGTTACTACAGCTACCTGTGGGCTGATGTGCTGGCGGCGGATGCTTTCTCGCGCTTTGAGGAAGAGGGGATTTTCAACCGTGATACTGGACAGTCGTTCCTCGACAACATTCTGAGCCGTGGCGGTTCAGAAGAGCCGATGGAACTGTTCAAACGCTTCCGTGGTCGCGAACCGCAACTGGATGCGATGCTGGAGCACTACGGCATTAAGGGCTGA
- the dinQ gene encoding damage-inducible type I toxin DinQ, with amino-acid sequence MIDKAIIVLGALIALLELIRFLLQLLN; translated from the coding sequence GTGATTGATAAAGCAATCATCGTTCTTGGGGCGTTAATTGCGCTGCTGGAACTGATCCGCTTTCTGCTTCAGCTTCTGAACTGA
- the rlmJ gene encoding 23S rRNA (adenine(2030)-N(6))-methyltransferase gives MLSYRHSFHAGNHADVLKHTVQSLIIESLKEKDKPFLYLDTHAGAGRYQLGSEHAERTGEYLEGIARIWQQDDLPAELEPYINVVKHFNRSGQLRYYPGSPLIARQLLREQDSLQLTELHPSDFPLLRSEFQKDSRARVEKADGFLQLKAKLPPVSRRGLILIDPPYEMKTDYQAVVSGIAEGYKRFATGTYALWYPVVLRQQIKRMIHDLEATGIRKILQIELAVLPDSDRRGMTASGMIVINPPWKLEQQMNNVLPWLHSKLVPAGTGHATVSWIVPE, from the coding sequence ATGCTCAGTTATCGCCACAGCTTTCACGCTGGCAACCACGCCGACGTCCTTAAACATACCGTTCAGAGCCTGATCATCGAGTCGCTGAAAGAGAAAGATAAACCGTTTCTCTATCTCGATACCCACGCAGGGGCCGGGCGTTATCAGTTAGGCAGCGAACATGCCGAGCGTACCGGCGAATATCTCGAAGGTATCGCCCGTATCTGGCAGCAGGACGATTTGCCCGCAGAACTGGAGCCGTACATCAATGTGGTAAAACACTTCAACCGTAGCGGACAGTTGCGTTACTACCCCGGTTCGCCATTGATTGCCCGTCAGTTACTGCGTGAACAAGACAGCCTGCAACTGACCGAGCTACATCCGAGCGATTTCCCGTTGCTGCGTTCTGAATTTCAGAAAGACAGCCGTGCGCGCGTAGAAAAAGCCGACGGCTTCCTGCAACTGAAAGCAAAACTGCCGCCAGTTTCCCGTCGTGGCCTGATCCTTATCGACCCACCGTATGAAATGAAAACCGACTATCAGGCGGTGGTCAGCGGGATAGCAGAAGGCTACAAACGTTTCGCTACCGGCACTTACGCGTTGTGGTATCCGGTGGTGTTGCGCCAGCAGATCAAGCGCATGATCCACGACCTGGAAGCGACCGGCATTCGCAAAATTCTGCAAATTGAACTGGCGGTGCTGCCGGACAGCGACCGCCGTGGTATGACCGCTTCCGGCATGATTGTGATTAATCCACCGTGGAAGCTGGAGCAGCAAATGAACAACGTGCTGCCGTGGCTGCACAGCAAACTGGTTCCGGCAGGCACCGGGCACGCCACCGTAAGCTGGATCGTGCCAGAGTAA
- the uspA gene encoding universal stress protein UspA — translation MAYKHILIAVDLSPESKVLVEKAVSMARPYNAKVSLIHVDVNYSDLYTGLIDVNLGDMQKRISEETHHALTELSTNAGYPITETLSGSGDLGQVLVDAIKKYDMDLVVCGHHQDFWSKLMSSARQLINTVHVDMLIVPLRDEEE, via the coding sequence ATGGCTTATAAACACATTCTCATCGCGGTCGATCTCTCCCCGGAAAGCAAAGTTCTGGTAGAGAAAGCAGTCTCTATGGCTCGCCCCTACAATGCGAAGGTTTCTCTGATCCACGTAGATGTAAACTACTCTGACCTATACACCGGGCTTATTGATGTGAATCTGGGTGATATGCAGAAACGCATCTCCGAAGAGACGCATCACGCGCTGACCGAGCTCTCTACCAACGCAGGTTACCCAATCACTGAAACCCTGAGCGGCAGCGGCGATCTGGGTCAGGTTCTGGTGGATGCAATCAAGAAATACGATATGGATCTGGTTGTTTGTGGTCATCACCAGGACTTCTGGAGCAAACTGATGTCTTCCGCGCGTCAACTTATCAACACCGTTCACGTTGATATGCTGATTGTTCCGCTGCGCGACGAAGAAGAATAA
- the gorA gene encoding glutathione-disulfide reductase, with amino-acid sequence MTKHYDYIAIGGGSGGIASINRAAMYGQKCALIEAKELGGTCVNVGCVPKKVMWHAAQIREAIHMYGPDYGFDTTINKFNWETLIASRTAYIDRIHTSYENVLGKNNVDVIKGFARFVDAKTLEVNGETITADHILIATGGRPSHPDIPGVEYGIDSDGFFALPALPERVAVVGAGYIAVELAGVINGLGAKTHLFVRKHAPLRSFDPMISETLVEVMNAEGPQLHTNAIPKAVVKNADGSLTLELEDGRSETVDCLIWAIGREPANDNINLEAAGVKTNEKGYIVVDKYQNTNVEGIYAVGDNTGAVELTPVAVAAGRRLSERLFNNKPDEHLDYSNIPTVVFSHPPIGTVGLTEPQAREQYGDDQVKVYKSSFTAMYTAVTTHRQPCRMKLVCVGSEEKIVGIHGIGFGMDEMLQGFAVALKMGATKKDFDNTVAIHPTAAEEFVTMR; translated from the coding sequence ATGACTAAACACTATGATTACATCGCCATCGGCGGCGGCAGCGGCGGTATCGCCTCCATCAACCGCGCGGCTATGTACGGCCAAAAATGTGCGCTGATTGAAGCCAAAGAACTGGGCGGCACCTGCGTGAACGTCGGCTGCGTGCCGAAAAAAGTGATGTGGCACGCGGCGCAAATCCGTGAAGCGATCCACATGTACGGCCCGGATTATGGTTTCGATACCACCATCAATAAGTTCAACTGGGAAACGTTGATCGCCAGCCGTACCGCCTATATCGACCGTATTCATACCTCCTATGAAAACGTGCTCGGTAAAAATAACGTTGATGTAATCAAAGGCTTTGCCCGCTTCGTTGATGCCAAAACGCTGGAGGTAAACGGCGAAACCATCACGGCCGATCATATTCTGATCGCCACCGGTGGTCGTCCAAGCCACCCGGATATTCCGGGCGTGGAATACGGCATTGATTCCGATGGTTTCTTTGCCCTACCCGCTTTGCCAGAGCGTGTAGCGGTTGTTGGTGCGGGTTACATCGCCGTTGAACTGGCTGGCGTGATTAACGGCCTCGGCGCGAAGACGCATCTGTTTGTGCGTAAACACGCGCCGCTGCGCAGCTTTGACCCGATGATCTCCGAAACGCTGGTCGAAGTGATGAACGCCGAAGGCCCGCAACTGCACACTAACGCCATCCCGAAAGCGGTGGTGAAAAATGCCGATGGCAGCCTGACGCTGGAGCTGGAAGATGGTCGCAGTGAAACGGTAGATTGCCTGATTTGGGCGATTGGCCGTGAACCTGCCAATGACAACATCAACCTCGAAGCCGCTGGCGTTAAAACCAACGAAAAAGGCTATATCGTCGTCGATAAATATCAAAATACCAACGTTGAAGGTATTTACGCGGTGGGCGATAACACAGGCGCAGTGGAACTGACGCCGGTCGCGGTAGCGGCAGGTCGCCGTCTCTCTGAACGCCTGTTTAATAACAAGCCGGATGAGCATCTGGATTACAGCAACATTCCGACCGTGGTCTTCAGCCATCCGCCGATTGGTACTGTTGGTTTAACGGAGCCGCAGGCGCGCGAGCAGTACGGCGACGATCAGGTGAAAGTGTATAAATCCTCTTTCACCGCCATGTATACCGCCGTCACCACTCACCGCCAGCCGTGCCGCATGAAGCTGGTGTGCGTTGGATCGGAAGAGAAGATTGTCGGTATTCACGGCATTGGTTTTGGCATGGACGAAATGTTGCAGGGCTTCGCGGTGGCGCTGAAGATGGGCGCAACCAAAAAAGACTTCGACAACACGGTTGCCATTCACCCGACGGCGGCAGAAGAGTTCGTGACAATGCGTTAA